The region AAGAGTAAGCAAATATATTTTTTAAAATGATCGTGTGGGAGTGATTTCAGCTCAACCTTCAGATGTCTTCAAGAGCTTCCAGTACAACCTCACCACCTGCGAAAATATTCATTCGAAGTGAAAACCCTGCCAGCAAAGCCATACCAATGAGTGTAGTGGTGCCGCCACCATAGGCCTCGACAGTGGCACGACCAAACTCAGTAACAACATCAACTTGAAAGATGTCTCCAATAGCCAGACTTCCATCAGCAGTGAGATATTGGCCAGTGCCAATTGGACTTAGCCCCAGTTCCTGTATGACGCCATGATCTAGCACAAGATAGGTTGTACAACCTGTATCAATGATCGCTTCCACCCGAAGAGATCGATCGTCATTCCCCAGCAAGTACACTGGCAGTACTGGTTCGAGTCGGTCGTTGATGTATCCCTTCAAGCAAGATCCTTCCATCAACTACGAAACACGACGCCACGAGCCCATTGAGAAAGCCAGAGGGCTACCAATTTTCCTGAGAAATGGCTTACTTTCCGGATGTCTCGCACGAACTTGCTGTATTGCCAATATCCCTTTGGAGTTGACTTCATAATCACCAGATTCGACATCGATAGCGATAAACAGTTCCGGATTTTCGCCAATTAACTGACTAGCGATACGATGCTCGAAAAGCCAGTTGGCCTTATCGGCCGTCGCGTCTGTTGCAGAGGACATGTAAAACCTCCAGGCAAAAATGGATGATTCTATGGCCTAGTAAACCCCCACAGTGGTACTCTTCGCAATTTCATGGAATGGGCGGGTGCCGCTGATGCCGTCCCAGGGGAACTTATCGCAAGGAAGTTCGCGTTCGCCTTCATCGCGTTCCATGAAGCCCGGCACAAAGAGTTCCTTTGTCATCGTGTAGAGCTTCACGCGGCCTGTCTGGCCGTAATCCACGACCTTGTTGTAATCCTTGAAATCGACCACCTCGATGGCTGCCCGCGGCTGGGGTGCATGGTAGGTGATTTTATAGTTATCTGCAGGATCGAACGGCTTACTACAGGCCAGGCCCATCAGCGTGTTGCCGTAAGTAGGGGTCATGAAAACATCCGGCCCGAGAAGTTCTTCACAGCAGTAGCGATACCACTGGGGAGAAAACTCTGTCCCGCCGCCAAAAATCCCCGTAATCCCCTCTTCGGCAATACTGCTCCCATTATCAATCAGCTTGAGAGCCAGTGCTTCGAGCAGTTTAGGAGTCATAAAGGCGCACTTGATATCGTGCCCACCTTTGAGAATTGTCAGCACCTGATCAATGCAGTGATTCTTATAATCTTCGGCTTCTTTAATGCGTCCCTGCTTGAGCAGCTTAACGACCCACCGTGGGTCAAGATCAATACAGAAGCAGATCCCGCCGCGATATTGAGCCAGATGCTCAATGGCCAGCCGCAGTCTACGCGGGCCTGACGGGCCGAGCATCAGCCAGTTGGATCCTGGTGGAAACCATTTGTCGTCCAAGGTTTTGGAAAACTCTTCATAATCGATCCAATGATCTTCAATGACCATGCGGCTTTTGGGCAGACCTGTCGTTCCGCCTGTTTCGAAAACATAGACAGGTTTACCGGCCAGGCCTTTGGGAACCCAGCGGCTGATCGGCCCGCCACGCAGCCAGTCGTCTTCAAAGTGAGGGAACTTTTTGAGGTCTTCAAAACTTTTCACCTCTTTAACAGGGTCAAAGTTAAAAGTTTTGGCCTTTTCCAGCCAGAAGGGAGAACCTGTCTCCGGGCTGAAATGCCAGTGAATCGTTTCCACGGTGTGCTGATCAAGTCGATCTTTGGCAGCAGCAATCTTGGCAGAATCAACCATAGCCATCACAGTTCCTGAGAGTTGGTTTTGTGTTTGAAAACTTTGACTATTGTCTGATTTTAGAAGTCAGGAATTGAGCGTCTCGAAGAATTATCAAAATCCCGAATTCGAACGCTGAATCACTGAGTTAATCCATATCTGTTGCAGATGGTTCGGGAAGGAAGAAACTCAAAGCAAAGCCCACCAACGTGACAAATCCGGCCACGCTGGCCGCTGCGATTGAGAAGGCCATCGGCGGCGAGAAACCACCGGCGGCACCAGCATTGGCTGTCAAAAACCCGGCAATCGTGGTCGTGACCAGGGCAAAGCTGGTACCGATCATCCGGCCACCAATATTGGCAGCAAAGCTTTCTCCCGTACCACGCAAATGGAGTGGATAGACGCGAGGCAAATAGTTCCCCCAGAAACTGAATTGTCCCACGACAAACAGGCCGGCCATAAAGACACCCAGTGAGACGGTGGTAATGGGCAATACACCCAAAAAGATGGCTTCGAGATTGATTTCAAAGAAGGTTTGATTTTCCACCTGCAAAAACAGGGCAAAGACGGCCGGGAGAATGATCAAGCCGGGAATCTGCAGGCACCAGAGGAGTTTACGCCGGCTGAGAATTCGCACAGCCAGTAATGCCAGCAGGAAGCGACCAACCAGACCGCCGATTTCTTGAACCTTGGTGTATTCACTGGCGATCTTCTGCTCGTATTGCCGCATGGCACCCATTTTGGCTTTTTTCGCCAGTTCAGGATCAGGTGGCAACTTGGCCTTGTCGGCTGCAGCGATCGCTTTTTCCTTCACATCAGCCAGGCCAGGGACAATTTGTGGAATCTGTTGAATAGCACCGAAAGCTGCCCCATAGCTCATGGCGAACATTAACGTGGTCACTATGGTCGTCTTACGCAACTGAGGCGAAAAGAGCTGCGCAATGCTGGGCCGCTTGAGAGTTCCTGCAGTGGCTTTTTCTTTCCAGGCGGGCGATTCTGGTAAAAAGGGCCTGATGATAATGAGGGGAATGGCAGGGATCAGCCCCGACATCAACGTGTATCGCCACGCTTCGTGATGATGTGCCGGTTCAATAGTTCCCCAGAAGCCTGCGGCAAATTCGGGAATGAACGTTGGTGGCAAATCAGCAGCAAAACGGATCGCCAGACCATTCATGATGGCGACTAGCAAGCCGCCAATCGATGAAAATGCCTGGGTATAACCCAAAACTTTTTCTCGCTGGTGAGGATTCGGGAATAACTCGGCGAGCCACGCCACCGCAGCCACAAACTCGACACACACACCAATGAACATGGTGCAGCGGAAGAAGAGCAGCATCCAGATACTCGTGGAAAAGCCAGCGAGAAAAGCTGAGCCCGCATACAGCAGAATACTCCAGGTCAACACACTGCGGCGACCGAGGCGATCTGTCAGGTATCCTCCCAGAAGGCCGAATGCTCCTCCGGCAAATGCAGGAATGTAGAAAAGTCGCCCCACCCACATCAAAAACTCGGGGCTGCCAGGCTGTGCACCCACCAGTTCCAAGAGTGCAGGACGGACAATCAGTGGCAACATCAGCAGTTCATAAATGTCGAACGCAAAGCCAATGGCTGCAATGATGCAAATCAGCCAGCGGGTCATATCCATGGGAACTGGCGGAGGTGGCAATAGGCCCGCAGGTGAAGAAGACATGCATTGGTTCCAGGCAGGCAACAAAGTGTGGGGCAAAGTCGAGACTGAAATTCTACAGTCAGAACTGGCGATGCAAACAGTTGTCTAAACAAGTTTAAAGCTGAATTCGAATCGCCGAAAGTCCTGTACACGGATGATCAGACAATTCGGTCGCGGGAAAACCTGAGGATTCTCCACAGGATTCACCCACTCATTCATCCAAACTTGTTGATGAATTGTCGCTGGCGAGCATAAAAGCCATGCGGGCCAAAGGCAAACGGTTCCTGGCCAAACATTCGCAAGTTTTTGCCAGGCTTGTTCCCCTATGAGGAAATTCCACCGGCAATCGGCTTTCTTTCATGAGAAACAGCGAGAATCCCCACTGGAACCATCAGATACTTATCGCATGAACACCTATCGACTTTCCATCAACAACCTGATCTGTGTTATGGCGAAAGAAATCGCGACAGGCAGAAATTGCGGGTGAAACCTGACATTCGGGCGTGAACTCGGGATTGCAGCACTCTTTTGATCGATCTACAGTTCGCCGATCTGTATCCCCCGGCAGGCTCATCGAATTCGGCAATGCCAAGATACTTACTGTCAACATTCCTTCTTTTGCAGAGGCAGCTTCCTCGATGATAGACCGAATGCTGCCTATCGTCCCGCCCTGCACCAGAAGCCTCATTCTGGGAACGATCCTCTGTTTGACTGTGATTCCCTGTGGTTGCAATTCGCTGACCAAAAAAGTCGATAATCCCGTGATGGTTCCTCCTCCCCGGAGAGTGTCACTGAATGATGAGCGAGCCAATGCCGCCGATAAAGCGCTGGCCGAAGGTTCCCTCAAGCTGAAGCAGGCGGCTGCCAGCGATATCGTGCAGACATCGGGGGAAGAAACGATTCTGGCCCAGAATGATGATGCGGTCTTCGGTGCCCAGGTGGTGGCAAGGGTAAATGGCGCCCCAATTTTTGCCAGTGAAGTCCTCGAGCGGTATGGCGAAGTTCTGGCTCAGGCCCGCGAAAAACTCCCGCCCGATAAATTCAATCTGCTGCGCGAAAACATTATCGCCCAAAATCTGAGAGCACATGTTGAGCGACAGTTAATTGTCGAGCGCATGCGAGCGGACATGAAGCCCGATCAACTGAAGCAGTTGGATGGGTATCTTGATGCCGCCTTCGAAAAAGAAATGGTCAAGCTGAAAGAGCAGCTGAAAGTTCAAACCAAGCCCGAGCTGGAATACGAACTCAACAAGCGCGGGACCTGCCTGGAAGATGTCCGGCAATCCTTCCAGAACAACCGGATTGCGATGGAGTATCTGGCAGTCAAGGCCGGCAAGCCTGAGCCGATCAATCGTAAAGATCTGGTGGAGTACTATGAATCGCATCCCGAAGAGTTCCGCCTTGAATCCCGCGTGAAGTGGAAACAGATTCAATGTTCGTTCCTGAAGAGCGATCAGGAGCAGGCCCGGGTGAAGATGAAATCGGCACTCGAAGAACTCGCGAATGGCGAGTCCTTTGAGGATGTCGCCAGGAAGTACTCCGATGGGGTAACTGCGAAAGAGGGTGGGCACTGGGATTGGACCCAGAAAGGAAGCCTGAGCGATAAAAAGCTGGAAGAGATCCTCTTCACAGCCAAAGTTGGCGAACTGAGCGATGTGACGATTATCGGCCGGGCCTATCAGGTTGTGTTTGTGGAAGAGCGGGAATCGGCGGGCATGCGACCCTTTGCAGAGGTCCAGCAGGAAATCCACAAGAAAATCGAGCCGACCCGTTTTCCCAACCCCCGCAAAATCCTCGACGCCATGCTCGCCAGTGCCGTCATCGAAACCGATTACCCACTCGGCCTCGACACCGCGAAGGCTGGCGCAAACAACGCCACCAAGTAGGCGAAGCTCTCTGGGTCTGCTATTGGGTCTAGTTCTCAAATCTTAGATTCGACTGAGACCGATGATTTCGACCCTAAACTTGTAGTCGTTTTCGGTCTATCATTCAGAGCAATCGAGTATCCAATCAGCATGAGTCTTCAGACTCATCGTTTTCTGGCTGTAACTCCACGCATCAGCCATTCTCACCTGATAAAAGGTCGAACAGCATTCAGAGATCGATGTTGTTTGAGGAAATCGCTTTTCATGGCCCGCATTCTCGTTTATGAGCCGTCGCCGTGGTTTCTTCCGGAATTGCAGAGGCAGTACGGAGGTGAGAACGTCTCGATGACTGCCGGGAACGAGCGGCAGAGACATGTCGCTTCTCAAGCAGAGAGAGCAGGCCCACCGCATGAAACGACGGCCTGCGTCGTTGTCGATCTGCGCAGGCGTCCCGAACGTTGCGTCGAACTGGTCGAAGAATTACGCCATCGTCATCCAGAAGCTCGACTGATACTGATTGGTGATGAACGTCTGGCTCCACTTGAATGGGTGCTTCGCGAACTGGGAGTGGCACATCTTGAGACCAACCCGGTGCGGGGTGTCGACCTGAAAAGATGGATCGATCCCATTCTGCAGTGCCAGTCGAGACCGAGAGATCTCTCAATGCCCGTACAGAAATCTCATTGACAGTCTGTCACTGAGACTGATCGAAACGATGTGCGAGATCACAAAGATCTGCCAGATCAGCTTCTGGAAACAATACTCGCAATCGCCCGGGATCATCAACCTGCCAGCGGGAGACGGCTTCCGCCAGGACATCCAGATAGACGTTTCTGCTCCGTCGTCCTGGCCCAAAGGGCAAATCCTCGTGACGAATCACCACCGGTCGATCGTGCAGCCACGAAAGATCATTCAAGGCATCTGCCAAAGCATCCCAGTTGTGACCAAACCAGGGGCAGCCCAGTTGCTGGCTGTAAATATCCAGAAGTGTCTGCTTCGAGGAAATTCTTGCAGGAATGGTCACTATGAACACACCGACTGCAAGCTGTACCGGGCTGAGTGGCTCAAAGCAACGGGCGTAGGGAAGATTTTCAGATGACATGAGTCCTCACTGCCGGTTGACGTCGTTGAACCATCGCGTAATTCGGGCTTGGGAAGGCGAGTTGGCAGCAGAACTATTTCAACTTCTTGAAGCTGCCGTAATGATCGGCAGTGTAATAAATCTCACCCGATTTTCCCGTAATGATTCGCTGAGGGCCAGGCCCATCCAGTTCCGCTGTGGGATGCACCCACTCGCGATAATAACCTGCTTCTCGAGTTGGCAACCGGCGTTCGCGATTTTGAAACACAGAACCATCATTTCGAAACCGCAGCTTCTCGCCCGCTTCGATCCGGGTGATCGTTTCGGTCAGATCAATATCACCTCGATAAACCACCTTCCCCTGCAAATCCTTGACCGTCTGCTTGGCAACAATCCAGCGCTTTTCAGCAGAGGGAGTGGGCGATTTCTCAGGCGAAGCGACCTTGGAATTCCCGAGTGAATTCCCTGCATTCGGTCGTATGACGGGAGATGCATCAGCCGGAGAGTTTCTCAATGCCTCTGGTTGCTGAACGGACTGTGAGGCACCTTGTCGGACCTCGGCATTTGCCGGATTCGAAGCCTCCGTCAAGGTGTGATTCTCTTCGGATTCAGCTTCAGTCGCTGGTGCAGGATTCTGAATTGTTGATGGAGGCGACGATGTGGCAGGTTGTCGCTCCACGACGAACTGCCACGCGAGACTCAAGCTCACGAAAACGATCAGGAGCACCAGATGGGTGCGAGTCATGCGGAACCGGGAGGAAGGCACTCGTTACTCCACAAAAATCCATCGTGAGATGATCTCAGAATCACTCTCGACCCCCTTGCCGATGTGTTTTTCGGGTGAGATCTGATGCAGAAACGAATGACCAAAAACGCGGCAGGCCGGAGAGTCCCTTGTGAACAAGATACTCTCCGGCCTGATGTTTGACATCACGAATCGACCAATCACAACGATTGCCAGAACTTTCGCTTAGATGCGTTCGCCGAGGAAGTCGTTGTTGGGAACAATGTTGTTGTCTTCGTCACAGAAGTCGATGACTTCGTACCAGCTGCTGCCGCTGAAGCAGGCGTTGTGACCTTCGAGACCATAGTACTGATAAGCTTGAGACATTTTGCCGTAAGCACTGCCGACATCTTCGAGTTCGTTGTTGACGTTCAAGGCGACCTCAGAGAGCCCGACAATCATGGCGAGCACTGCAATGGTGGAAACCAGCACGAGTTCGGCAGAGACAATGAAACCGGCTTCGTCACGGTAGAGAGCGTTGATGATCAGAGACATGAGAGTGACCTTTCTGGCGACAATCGTCGCTAATTGTGTGTGACTCGCGATGAGACGTTTTGTTTCGCAGAGTGAATGATCTGTAAAGCAGCTTGAATGCCAATTCTTGTCGGCATCAACAACAAACCTCTCCGGCAGGCACAACACTTCTCCATAAGTTATTTCTGGGTATTATTTTAGGACATCTTCAGATGGTGCCGAAGTGGTTCGGCATGCCGTGCATGATTCTGTCAACGAAGGATGCCAAAGGGAAACAGGAACTCGCCTGCATCTGAGCGTTGTTCCACAACATGTTATTTTGTATTGACTTGCGGCGAATGTTTACGAATGACACCATGTTGTCGATCCGCCACGCATCGTTCATTCCGAGAGGATCGAGCTTTCAGAGCCTGGGAGCCAATTCGGTGGAATCTGGCGAGGTGGTGAAGTCTCCCTGGCCCGTTGCCTTGACGGATGAAATCCTGTGCGTATCATGCGTGGTGGACTTTGGCAGGCGAGGGCCTGTGACAAGTCTCATGAATGCGGACGTAGCTCAGTTGGTAGAGCACGACCTTGCCAAGGTCGATGTCGAGGGTTCGAGTCCCTTCGTCCGCTTTGAGATTTATGGAATGAATTGTTGTAGGGCAATTCTTCCATAGTAAGTTGCGTGACGGATGCAGGAAGGCGGCTTGGCACGAAGTTGACCGCATGTTGGCGTGATGTCAGCTGCGGAAAGCAAGGTCCGGGTCGCCTTTATCGTTTTCAGGCGGAATTTTTCCGGCTGATTGAACGCTGTCTGCATGGATGCTCGTCAAAGACTTTGTACAGTCAATAATTACTGGGAATGTTGGCAGGAGTCGACGACTGCTGCCGAATGAAATTCTTGATTTGAAGGTGGCATTTATGTCGACTGAAACTGTTGCGGCAGTGGCTGATGCGGACAACAAGCGGAAGCTGGCACTCGAAGTCGATGTTCAGACGGTCGGGCCCTGTCGGCGTCATGTTCGCGTGAAAATCGCGGAAGCAGAAATTCAGGAAGCCCGCAAGCAGTGTGTGAAAGAGTTTGGAACTTCTGCTGCTGTCCCTGGTTTTCGCGTCGGCAAAGTTCCCGCAGGATTGATTGAACGCCGCTTCAATAAAGAGATTTCCGAGCGAATTCGCGAAAAGCTCCTCATCGAGAGCCTCGAGCAGCTGGGCGAAGATAAGTCGATTGAACCGATTGACGAACCACAGTTCGATGTGGCCAGCCTGCAGATCCCTGACACTGGCGATTTTGAATATGAATTCGATGTCGAAGTTCGCCCCGAGTTTGAAATTCCGGCTTACTCGGGCCTGTCGATCAAGCGACCTGTGCATACTGTGTCAGAAAGCGAAATCGAGAAGCGAATTCGCGATTACCAGATCGAACGGGCCACGGAACGTGTCGTTGATCGACCTGTCG is a window of Planctopirus limnophila DSM 3776 DNA encoding:
- a CDS encoding MFS transporter, which gives rise to MSSSPAGLLPPPPVPMDMTRWLICIIAAIGFAFDIYELLMLPLIVRPALLELVGAQPGSPEFLMWVGRLFYIPAFAGGAFGLLGGYLTDRLGRRSVLTWSILLYAGSAFLAGFSTSIWMLLFFRCTMFIGVCVEFVAAVAWLAELFPNPHQREKVLGYTQAFSSIGGLLVAIMNGLAIRFAADLPPTFIPEFAAGFWGTIEPAHHHEAWRYTLMSGLIPAIPLIIIRPFLPESPAWKEKATAGTLKRPSIAQLFSPQLRKTTIVTTLMFAMSYGAAFGAIQQIPQIVPGLADVKEKAIAAADKAKLPPDPELAKKAKMGAMRQYEQKIASEYTKVQEIGGLVGRFLLALLAVRILSRRKLLWCLQIPGLIILPAVFALFLQVENQTFFEINLEAIFLGVLPITTVSLGVFMAGLFVVGQFSFWGNYLPRVYPLHLRGTGESFAANIGGRMIGTSFALVTTTIAGFLTANAGAAGGFSPPMAFSIAAASVAGFVTLVGFALSFFLPEPSATDMD
- a CDS encoding peptidylprolyl isomerase; this encodes MLPIVPPCTRSLILGTILCLTVIPCGCNSLTKKVDNPVMVPPPRRVSLNDERANAADKALAEGSLKLKQAAASDIVQTSGEETILAQNDDAVFGAQVVARVNGAPIFASEVLERYGEVLAQAREKLPPDKFNLLRENIIAQNLRAHVERQLIVERMRADMKPDQLKQLDGYLDAAFEKEMVKLKEQLKVQTKPELEYELNKRGTCLEDVRQSFQNNRIAMEYLAVKAGKPEPINRKDLVEYYESHPEEFRLESRVKWKQIQCSFLKSDQEQARVKMKSALEELANGESFEDVARKYSDGVTAKEGGHWDWTQKGSLSDKKLEEILFTAKVGELSDVTIIGRAYQVVFVEERESAGMRPFAEVQQEIHKKIEPTRFPNPRKILDAMLASAVIETDYPLGLDTAKAGANNATK
- a CDS encoding barstar family protein; protein product: MSSENLPYARCFEPLSPVQLAVGVFIVTIPARISSKQTLLDIYSQQLGCPWFGHNWDALADALNDLSWLHDRPVVIRHEDLPFGPGRRSRNVYLDVLAEAVSRWQVDDPGRLRVLFPEADLADLCDLAHRFDQSQ
- a CDS encoding ribonuclease domain-containing protein, encoding MPSSRFRMTRTHLVLLIVFVSLSLAWQFVVERQPATSSPPSTIQNPAPATEAESEENHTLTEASNPANAEVRQGASQSVQQPEALRNSPADASPVIRPNAGNSLGNSKVASPEKSPTPSAEKRWIVAKQTVKDLQGKVVYRGDIDLTETITRIEAGEKLRFRNDGSVFQNRERRLPTREAGYYREWVHPTAELDGPGPQRIITGKSGEIYYTADHYGSFKKLK